The segment CGTCTTCTTTGGAGCGTGACTAAAATTGCTGTTTGTTCAGGTCAAAGTTATGTCTAACACCGACATTGTAGCATCTCCTCATGGGGCTCAGCTAACAAACATGCTTTTCATGGATAGAAATAGTAGCATAATGGAATTCTTCCCCAAAGGATGGTTGGAGCTCGCAGGCTTAGGCCAGTATGCACATCATTGGATGGCAGACCTATCAGGGATGAAACACCAAGGTGCTTGGTGGGATCCAAATGGCGAAAAGGAATGCCCATTTCCCAAAGAAGATCCTGAATGCTTTACCTTCTATAAAGATGGCAAGGTTGGTCATAATGAAACCTTCTTTGCAGAGTGGGCAAGACGTGTCCTCAAGCAAGTAAGGATAAGCAAGCTGGAACAAGCCAACAAGAGTACACCTCTGAAATCAAGCGCTTGTATATGCTAATCCTAGTTGttcattttagtttttacttcTTCACTAAAAGTGCACAAGTGGAGGTAATATATGGAAGGGACGACAGTTCTTTCTTtgatacaaaatacaaaaatcattTCATTCGTGAAGAGTAGCTAGTACTAAAATGTTTGACAAGCTCAAAGCCTTGTTGCTCAACTAGTTGACATCTCTTAGTATGTCTATGACATCCAAAATTCCAATCCCCCCCCTCCACCGTTGTATCCATTTAATTAGCAAGGGAAAAAGATGTTTGATCAGATACAGATTCTTTTCCCAATTAAGaactcaccttttttttttctttttggttgaatGATATTGTattaaattcaaacaatatTCTTTCCAAACATCTTGGAATGTAATGTTTCTGGTATGTTCTTGGGAGTACCAATTTTGCTGCTGGAAGGGCTTGGATACTTGTGGCATAGTTTTAAGCCATTTCACAAGCTAGCTCAAAAGCACTGTAACTTTGCTAGTAAAAGATATTTGTTATCAGTTGCTATAGGGCGAGCAAATGTGCACCACTCAATAAGCGAAGCTTAAATATGGATAAAAGAATGCTTTCTTTTATACAAAGGTCATTTCACAAAAGTTAGGCATActattgtaagttgtaacattcAATAAGCAGTAATATCCTTTCCTTCTCCACATCTAATAACACTATTGTTCTAAAACCTAGTCAAAGATGTCCTCTTTCAAGTCACAAGAACATGACAAGACTTTACAAATTACAGCAGAACTATTGTAAATTTGTGTGGTCCAGAATAAAACTCTTCAATTGAACTTCTTTGAAGCAACAGGTCAGCAGCAGGAAGGGTTATCTCCAGTGCCCGCTCCATGGAGTGTTCCTCTCACAGCAGGGCTGCTGATCCTCACTTTCTGGACATCTTGGCCCAAAAGTAAACCACGAAGAAACAAATTAGAGCAAAAACAACCACTTGAACGATATGGTTGGAGCCATGCTGGATTATGCTCTTGTTCAATCGCCTTACATTATTCTTCACCCCTGCTTGAGCTTTGAGTACTGTCATTTGCTGTAATGAACCAGATAATAGAATTAAATgtaagaaagctgttcaaaattttccttcacGAGGAAAGGAACACAAAATGCTTCTACTTTtgactaaaaacaaacaagcaaTTCCAAAGATGTATCagacataaaatataagttaaaAACTTTCCCTCAAAGAAATTTTAACTAGTAGATTCATCAAGctcaattcaaaatttatttatttattttttttgataagtaaattcgaaatttaatttaaataacatAGCAGTTCCTCCAATAAAATTCAGGATATCTTCACAGTAAGAACCAAGAGCCGGCCACAAATCATAAGAAATATACAtctgtgtgtgggtgtgtgaagCAAGGGTATGCGAATGTAAATGGTTTACCAGCTGATTAAGAAAATCTTTCTGAAATCTTGCTTCTGTCCCTATCTCTTCAGCAACCTGCACCAGAGAACTTGAAACACTAAGCAAACTGGGGGAGaatattcaataataaaaaaaactagaaagCTGAGCAATTAGATTGACAGCATTAATCAGGTAAAAAGCATAAAAGAGCAACAAATTGCAGACAAACAGTTCAATTGATCGAGGAAGAACGTGCAAATTTGAAAAGAATAGTGATATATGGCAATGAAACTCACACCATGTTAACAGTTTAGCTAgacaaaacaataatttaagGTTGAATCACTGAACAAGCACCATATGAAAAGATATGTGATCAAGACCATGGCATGTCTATTAGAATCCTCCAGGCAGCTCCAAACCTTTTTCTCAAGCATATGCCAAGATCATTCGATATCATAACATAACATCTCTATAACaattaagaataaaatttatcatttttaaagcaACCCCACAAACTATCAGAGCaaagatataagaaaataaaaagacattGCAACGTGTTTGTGGTTTTGTACATGTGCTATATGGAAAACAATTTATTGAGTGGATGTCTATGTATCTGCATGGAAGTAGCTAACAAAGACAAAATCCTCCTCTTTTAttatttggttatttatttaatgtaaGCATCACATGAACTATTATTATGTGTATAGCCAGcaacttctctctcttcatttgttttattttatttattatagaacTTACCACTTCAATACATCATATCATATTCCACCAGAACTAACATTAGTGTGAGAGAATTTGTTTAGTGTACATCCATGATGCATAGGTTACCAACCAGTTATATTTGTAATTGAAAATATGGTGAAATTAGAAggtaacatt is part of the Quercus robur chromosome 9, dhQueRobu3.1, whole genome shotgun sequence genome and harbors:
- the LOC126699358 gene encoding bet1-like protein At4g14600: MASNSYGGSSYGGAAAYRSREGLSTRAVGGSDEIQLRIDPMHADFDDEIIGLRTQVKKLRHVAEEIGTEARFQKDFLNQLQMTVLKAQAGVKNNVRRLNKSIIQHGSNHIVQVVVFALICFFVVYFWAKMSRK